The Niallia alba genome includes a window with the following:
- a CDS encoding glycoside hydrolase family 1 protein, which produces MTVQYKFPEGFWWGSATSATQIEGAANEAGKGKNIWDHWYEAEPNRFFNNVGPETTSNFYYQYKEDIQLMKEIGHNSFRLSISWSRLIPNGRGEVNPEAVTFYNNVIDELLANGIEPFVTLYHFDMPLEMQNIGGWENREVVDAYQAYALQAFQLFGDRVKKWFTFNEPIVPVEGGYLYDFHYPNIVDFKKAAQVAYHTVLAHAKAVQAFRGWNKDGDTKIGIVLNLTPSYPRSQNPFDLKAANICDLFFNRSFLDPAVLGEYPEELVEILREHGQLPNVEQGDLELMKENTVDILGVNYYQPRRVKAKEHLPNPYSPFMPEWFFDSYEMPGRKMNPYRGWEIYEKGIYDIMVNLKENYGNVESFISENGMGVQDEERFLQDGQIQDDYRIEFIEGHLQWLHKSIEEGCNVKGYHLWTFMDNWSWSNAYKNRYGFISVDIKTQQRTPKKSAYWFKNVATNNGF; this is translated from the coding sequence ATGACTGTTCAATACAAATTTCCTGAAGGTTTTTGGTGGGGAAGTGCCACATCTGCAACACAAATTGAAGGCGCAGCAAATGAAGCAGGAAAAGGAAAAAACATTTGGGACCATTGGTATGAGGCAGAACCAAATCGCTTTTTTAATAATGTAGGGCCGGAAACTACTTCTAATTTCTATTATCAATACAAAGAAGATATTCAATTGATGAAGGAAATTGGTCATAATTCTTTCCGCTTATCTATTTCTTGGTCTAGATTAATTCCAAACGGACGGGGAGAAGTTAATCCAGAAGCTGTAACTTTTTACAATAATGTCATTGATGAATTATTAGCTAATGGAATCGAGCCATTCGTTACCCTGTATCATTTCGATATGCCGCTAGAAATGCAGAACATTGGTGGATGGGAAAATCGAGAAGTAGTAGATGCATATCAAGCGTATGCTTTACAAGCCTTCCAACTATTTGGTGATCGTGTGAAAAAATGGTTTACATTCAATGAACCGATTGTTCCAGTAGAAGGTGGATACTTATACGATTTCCATTATCCGAATATCGTAGATTTTAAGAAGGCTGCACAAGTAGCCTACCATACGGTTTTAGCTCATGCTAAAGCAGTTCAAGCTTTTCGAGGATGGAATAAAGACGGAGATACAAAAATAGGTATTGTCTTGAATTTAACGCCATCTTATCCAAGAAGCCAGAATCCATTTGATTTAAAAGCTGCAAATATTTGTGATTTATTCTTTAACAGAAGCTTCCTAGATCCTGCTGTTCTTGGTGAATATCCAGAGGAATTAGTAGAAATACTACGTGAACATGGACAACTACCAAATGTAGAACAAGGTGATTTAGAATTAATGAAAGAAAATACAGTCGATATTCTTGGGGTTAACTATTATCAGCCACGCCGAGTAAAGGCAAAAGAACATTTGCCGAACCCTTATAGTCCATTTATGCCAGAGTGGTTCTTTGATTCATATGAAATGCCAGGTAGAAAGATGAATCCTTATCGCGGATGGGAAATCTACGAAAAAGGTATTTACGATATCATGGTAAATTTAAAGGAAAACTACGGGAATGTGGAATCATTTATTTCCGAAAATGGCATGGGAGTTCAAGATGAGGAACGTTTCTTACAAGACGGTCAAATTCAAGACGATTATCGAATTGAATTTATTGAAGGTCATTTACAATGGCTGCATAAGTCGATTGAAGAAGGCTGCAATGTAAAGGGCTATCATTTATGGACGTTCATGGACAACTGGTCTTGGTCTAATGCATATAAAAATCGCTATGGTTTTATTTCTGTAGACATAAAGACACAACAAAGAACGCCAAAGAAAAGTGCCTATTGGTTTAAAAATGTAGCAACTAATAATGGATTTTAG
- a CDS encoding PTS lactose/cellobiose transporter subunit IIA produces the protein METDNKMTEIAFQIILFAGNGRSCAMEAIQEAKEGNFEEADRLIEESSTELGKAHGFQMRLLQEEASGNGAGVNVILVHSQDHLMTAITVRDLAIEIIEIYRNK, from the coding sequence ATGGAAACAGATAACAAAATGACAGAAATAGCTTTTCAAATTATTCTCTTTGCTGGAAATGGACGTTCATGTGCAATGGAAGCAATACAAGAAGCAAAAGAAGGGAACTTTGAAGAAGCGGATCGATTAATAGAAGAGTCAAGTACAGAACTTGGTAAAGCACATGGTTTTCAAATGAGACTACTCCAAGAGGAAGCGAGCGGAAATGGTGCTGGTGTGAATGTTATTTTAGTTCATTCTCAAGATCATTTAATGACAGCTATTACTGTTCGTGATTTAGCTATTGAAATAATTGAGATTTATCGTAATAAATAA
- a CDS encoding GNAT family N-acetyltransferase produces the protein MNYRKATVDDANLLMEWRKIQLVEEGIKADKDIDKELEAFFQKKLAEESLIQWIVEEQTEIIATGAIVIYDFPPSYTNKSGKKAYVTNMYTKNDYRGKGIATGLLTKLVDEAKSLGITKMWLGASKLGRPVYKKFGFKETDEWMELEL, from the coding sequence ATGAATTATCGTAAAGCGACTGTTGATGATGCCAACTTACTAATGGAATGGAGGAAAATCCAGTTAGTAGAGGAGGGGATTAAAGCAGATAAAGATATTGATAAAGAGTTAGAGGCTTTCTTTCAAAAGAAATTAGCAGAAGAATCTCTTATTCAATGGATAGTAGAAGAGCAAACGGAGATCATTGCAACAGGAGCAATCGTTATTTATGATTTTCCCCCTTCCTATACTAATAAGAGTGGAAAAAAAGCTTACGTGACCAATATGTATACGAAAAATGATTATCGTGGAAAAGGAATTGCTACTGGTTTATTAACGAAATTAGTAGATGAAGCAAAAAGCTTAGGCATTACGAAAATGTGGCTTGGTGCATCAAAGCTTGGCAGGCCTGTCTACAAGAAGTTCGGCTTTAAAGAAACAGATGAATGGATGGAGTTAGAGTTATAA
- the ahpF gene encoding alkyl hydroperoxide reductase subunit F, translating to MLLDNEIKGQLNQYLQMMEGDVVLKVSTGSDEVSRDMLALVDELATMSSHIKVETTELERTPSFSVNRVGEDTGITFAGIPLGHEFTSLVLALLQVSGRAPKVDQKVMDQIKAIKGDYHFESYISLTCHNCPDVVQALNVMSLLNPGITHTMIDGAAFKEEVESKDIMAVPTVFLNGESFGSGRMSLEEILAKMGSTADASEFANKDPYDVLVVGGGPAGASAAIYAARKGIRTGIVAERFGGQIMDTLAIENFISVKQTEGPKLAASLEEHVKEYDIDVMNLQRAKRLEKKDLIEIELENGAILKSKSVILSTGARWRNVGVPGEAEFKNKGVAYCPHCDGPLFTGKDVAVIGGGNSGIEAAIDLAGIVKHVTVLEFMPELKADSVLQDRLNSLPNVTVLKNVQTKEITGTDKVNGITYIERETGEEKHIELAGVFVQIGLVPSTDWLEGTVERNRMGEILVDKHGATSLPGVFAAGDCTDSAYKQIIISMGSGATASLGAFDYLIRN from the coding sequence ATGTTATTAGATAACGAAATTAAAGGGCAACTGAATCAATATCTGCAAATGATGGAAGGCGATGTAGTTCTTAAGGTTAGCACGGGATCTGATGAAGTATCCCGTGACATGCTAGCCCTAGTGGATGAACTAGCTACCATGTCATCACATATCAAAGTAGAAACTACTGAATTAGAAAGAACACCAAGCTTTAGCGTAAACCGCGTTGGAGAAGATACTGGAATCACTTTTGCTGGTATCCCTCTTGGACATGAGTTTACTTCTTTAGTATTAGCTTTACTTCAAGTAAGTGGTAGAGCTCCTAAAGTAGATCAAAAGGTAATGGATCAAATTAAAGCAATCAAAGGTGATTACCACTTTGAATCATATATTAGCTTAACTTGCCATAACTGTCCGGATGTTGTACAAGCATTGAATGTTATGAGTCTTTTAAACCCTGGAATCACGCATACAATGATTGATGGGGCCGCTTTTAAAGAAGAAGTCGAAAGCAAGGATATCATGGCAGTTCCTACTGTTTTCCTCAACGGAGAATCATTCGGCAGTGGTCGTATGTCGTTAGAAGAAATTTTAGCGAAAATGGGCAGTACAGCTGATGCTTCAGAATTTGCTAACAAAGATCCTTATGATGTATTAGTAGTTGGGGGCGGTCCTGCTGGTGCAAGTGCAGCAATCTATGCTGCTCGTAAAGGAATTCGTACTGGTATCGTTGCTGAACGTTTCGGTGGCCAGATCATGGATACTTTAGCTATTGAAAACTTCATTAGTGTGAAGCAAACAGAAGGTCCTAAGCTTGCAGCAAGTCTTGAAGAGCATGTGAAAGAATATGACATTGATGTAATGAATCTTCAACGTGCTAAACGCTTAGAAAAGAAAGACTTAATCGAAATCGAGTTAGAAAATGGCGCGATTCTAAAAAGTAAATCTGTTATTCTATCAACTGGTGCTCGCTGGCGTAATGTTGGTGTACCTGGAGAAGCAGAATTCAAAAATAAAGGCGTAGCATATTGCCCACACTGTGATGGCCCATTATTCACTGGAAAAGATGTTGCTGTTATTGGTGGCGGTAACTCAGGAATTGAAGCTGCTATCGACTTAGCAGGGATTGTGAAACACGTAACAGTTCTTGAATTTATGCCAGAATTAAAAGCTGATTCTGTTTTACAAGATCGTCTAAATAGCCTACCTAATGTTACTGTTCTTAAAAATGTTCAAACAAAAGAAATTACTGGTACTGATAAGGTAAACGGTATTACTTATATTGAACGTGAAACAGGTGAAGAAAAACATATCGAACTTGCAGGTGTGTTTGTTCAAATCGGTCTAGTGCCTAGTACCGATTGGTTAGAAGGTACAGTTGAACGTAACAGAATGGGCGAAATTCTTGTTGATAAGCATGGTGCAACAAGTCTTCCAGGTGTATTTGCTGCTGGAGATTGTACAGATAGTGCTTATAAACAAATTATTATCTCCATGGGTTCAGGTGCAACTGCCTCATTAGGCGCATTTGATTATTTAATCCGTAACTAA
- a CDS encoding endo-1,4-beta-xylanase encodes MLKHLRSSIITGLAFTLLLPAGMSSAAAKESLHALEADKLRTRYQDSFSIGAAVEPYQLEGKDAAVLKRHFNSIVAENVMKPINIQPVEGKFNFKEADKIVQFAKKNGMELRFHTLIWHSQVPEWFFLDKDGKPMVNETNPKKQEKNKKLLLKRLETHIKTIVKRYKNDIQSWDVVNEVIDDGNPANEKGLRESPWFKITGTDYIKVAFKTAKKYANKDAKLYINDYNTEVNPKRDRLYNLVQDLLKQGVPIDGVGHQSHIQIGWPSISDIEASINLFAGLGLDNQITELDVSLYGWPPTPAYPTYEEIPLDRFEAQAERYNQLFNLFESLDDKISSVTFWGIADNHTWLNDRAEQYNNGVGVDAPFVFDKNYKVKPAYWAIID; translated from the coding sequence ATGCTAAAACATTTACGTTCATCTATTATTACTGGATTAGCTTTCACTTTATTATTGCCTGCAGGAATGTCTAGTGCCGCGGCTAAAGAATCTCTACATGCATTAGAAGCAGATAAGCTTCGCACAAGATATCAAGATTCCTTCTCTATTGGTGCTGCTGTAGAACCCTATCAACTAGAAGGAAAAGATGCAGCTGTATTAAAACGGCATTTTAACAGCATTGTTGCAGAAAATGTGATGAAACCTATTAATATTCAGCCTGTAGAGGGAAAATTCAATTTCAAGGAAGCTGATAAAATTGTCCAATTTGCTAAAAAGAATGGCATGGAACTTCGTTTTCATACCCTCATCTGGCATAGTCAAGTACCAGAATGGTTTTTCCTTGATAAAGATGGAAAGCCCATGGTAAATGAGACTAATCCCAAAAAACAAGAGAAAAATAAGAAGCTTTTATTAAAGCGATTAGAAACCCATATTAAAACGATTGTTAAACGATATAAGAATGATATTCAATCATGGGATGTTGTCAATGAGGTTATTGATGATGGAAATCCAGCTAACGAAAAAGGACTAAGAGAATCTCCATGGTTTAAAATTACTGGAACAGATTATATAAAAGTAGCCTTCAAGACAGCCAAAAAGTATGCCAATAAGGATGCGAAACTATATATCAATGATTACAACACAGAGGTCAATCCAAAGAGAGACCGTTTATATAATCTTGTACAAGATTTGTTAAAACAGGGAGTACCAATTGATGGCGTTGGTCACCAGTCCCATATTCAAATTGGCTGGCCCTCTATCTCTGATATTGAAGCTTCCATTAATTTATTTGCTGGGCTTGGTTTAGATAATCAAATTACTGAGCTAGATGTCAGCCTTTATGGCTGGCCGCCAACACCAGCTTATCCAACGTATGAAGAAATACCACTTGATCGCTTTGAAGCACAAGCAGAAAGATATAATCAATTATTTAACTTGTTTGAAAGCTTAGATGATAAAATTAGTAGCGTTACATTCTGGGGCATCGCTGATAACCATACATGGTTAAATGATCGGGCCGAGCAGTACAATAATGGCGTGGGTGTCGATGCACCATTTGTATTTGATAAAAACTACAAGGTAAAACCTGCCTACTGGGCAATTATAGATTAA
- a CDS encoding PTS sugar transporter subunit IIB yields the protein MKRILLACSSGMSTSLLVSKMKDAAKENGIEAEIWAVAQDKAQTDMERADVLLIGPQMRFLKKKLASQAETVGIPLDVIDPVAYGRIDGLAVLNKALELIENYK from the coding sequence ATGAAAAGAATTTTATTAGCTTGTTCTTCAGGAATGTCAACTAGTCTATTAGTTTCAAAAATGAAAGATGCTGCAAAAGAAAATGGCATTGAAGCAGAAATTTGGGCTGTTGCTCAAGATAAAGCACAAACAGATATGGAACGTGCAGATGTGCTATTAATTGGTCCGCAAATGCGCTTCTTGAAAAAGAAACTAGCAAGTCAGGCAGAAACAGTTGGAATCCCATTAGATGTTATTGATCCAGTTGCTTACGGGCGTATTGATGGATTAGCTGTTTTAAATAAAGCGTTAGAATTAATCGAGAATTACAAGTAA
- a CDS encoding BglG family transcription antiterminator produces MLSSRMKQVLRELLAADTPLTGEYLATVNQVTARTTREDIKNLDAILNNHGAKILSVISKGYTLEIWDKSVFQQYLHSIFVENALSHSGIPKTPEDRVTYIIIRFLLNDHYLKLDDLADELYVSKSTIQQDIKNVKEILQKYDITLEARPNYGLKAVGDEIKVRFCLSEYVLDRKKQTTNTIDSPLPSILDDENMKQIQEIILRQIKKYQITLSDIAINNLLIHIVIAQKRIVSGHYVALFHADMDEIEQQREFHVANEIVKEVEELYQIKFPQAEVAYIAMHLLGTKLVTQKKGHIDHVIEEDILQLVNFVLSKIEEKLDLGIEKDEELIFGMSMHLKPAVNRIKYGMNIRNPMLQEIKNNYPLAYEAGIITGLAIKEFTGIEMDENEIGYLALHIGAAMERTKLQSGPKRCLVVCASGLGTAQLIYYRLKSYFGSNLEVVGTTEFYMLDQYNLTEVDFIVSSIPIKERFDVPVIEVNAILKESDLKAIEKFIVTQSNHQPIESFFLQDLVFLKKTFHTQEEVLTYLHTQLMENGLVGSPFLDAVYEREKVAPTSYGNLVAIPHPITPQTEKTFLCVCTLEKPIDWNNNPVQIVFLLCVKKNSQEDLQEMYDVLGKFIEDHTSVHKILKASSYEEFMRIMKES; encoded by the coding sequence TTGTTAAGCTCCCGAATGAAACAAGTTTTACGTGAATTATTGGCAGCGGATACACCTCTGACAGGTGAGTACTTAGCTACCGTTAATCAAGTGACAGCTCGTACAACGAGAGAAGATATTAAAAACCTGGATGCTATATTAAACAACCATGGTGCGAAAATACTATCTGTTATATCAAAGGGCTATACATTGGAGATTTGGGATAAATCGGTCTTTCAACAATATCTACATTCTATATTTGTAGAAAACGCACTATCTCATTCAGGCATTCCCAAAACCCCAGAGGATAGAGTGACTTATATTATTATTCGTTTTTTACTAAATGATCATTATCTTAAATTGGATGATCTTGCAGATGAGCTGTATGTGAGCAAGTCTACGATTCAACAAGACATTAAAAATGTGAAAGAAATTCTGCAAAAGTATGACATTACCCTAGAGGCAAGACCAAATTATGGACTTAAGGCAGTTGGGGATGAAATCAAGGTGCGATTCTGTTTATCGGAATATGTACTTGATCGAAAAAAACAAACAACAAATACTATAGACAGTCCGCTACCATCAATTTTAGATGACGAAAATATGAAGCAAATCCAAGAAATTATTTTAAGACAAATAAAAAAATATCAAATTACCTTATCTGATATAGCTATAAATAATTTATTAATTCATATTGTTATCGCCCAAAAACGAATTGTCAGTGGTCATTATGTGGCATTATTTCATGCAGATATGGATGAAATAGAACAACAACGGGAATTTCATGTTGCAAATGAAATTGTCAAAGAAGTAGAGGAACTATATCAAATTAAGTTTCCACAAGCAGAGGTTGCTTATATTGCCATGCATTTACTTGGAACAAAGCTGGTGACACAGAAAAAAGGTCATATCGATCATGTAATTGAAGAAGATATTCTTCAGTTAGTGAACTTTGTCCTGTCAAAAATAGAAGAAAAATTAGATTTAGGGATTGAGAAGGATGAAGAGCTTATCTTTGGGATGAGCATGCATCTAAAGCCTGCTGTCAATCGAATTAAATATGGCATGAATATTAGGAATCCAATGCTGCAAGAAATTAAGAATAATTATCCACTCGCCTATGAAGCGGGAATTATAACGGGGCTCGCAATTAAGGAATTCACAGGAATTGAAATGGATGAGAATGAGATTGGCTATTTGGCTCTCCATATTGGTGCAGCGATGGAAAGAACCAAATTACAATCTGGCCCAAAGCGTTGTTTGGTAGTATGTGCTTCTGGTCTTGGAACGGCTCAGTTAATTTATTATCGCCTAAAATCTTATTTTGGCAGTAATTTAGAGGTAGTTGGAACTACAGAATTTTATATGCTCGATCAATATAATTTAACTGAGGTTGATTTTATCGTTAGCTCTATTCCAATTAAGGAGAGATTTGATGTTCCAGTAATTGAAGTAAATGCAATCCTAAAGGAAAGTGATTTAAAGGCGATTGAAAAATTTATTGTAACGCAAAGCAATCATCAGCCGATTGAATCTTTTTTTCTCCAGGATCTTGTCTTTTTAAAGAAAACATTTCATACTCAAGAAGAAGTTTTAACTTATTTGCATACACAACTCATGGAGAATGGTTTAGTGGGTAGCCCATTTTTAGATGCAGTATATGAACGAGAAAAAGTAGCGCCAACTTCTTATGGGAATTTGGTTGCTATCCCACATCCAATTACCCCACAAACAGAGAAGACCTTTTTATGTGTTTGTACGTTAGAAAAGCCAATTGATTGGAATAACAATCCTGTTCAAATTGTCTTCTTGTTATGTGTAAAAAAGAATAGTCAAGAAGATTTGCAAGAAATGTATGATGTTCTCGGAAAATTTATTGAGGACCATACAAGTGTTCATAAAATATTAAAAGCAAGCTCCTACGAAGAGTTTATGCGGATAATGAAAGAATCATAA
- a CDS encoding peptide ABC transporter substrate-binding protein, with translation MKRKNWLLLLTFAFVLSVLAACSGDNTNVSTDADNKESKSGEKVLNFLNPEAIPSMDPSLATDESSFIYLGATMEGLYRLDKDTQPSPGIATDHRVSDDGLTWTFTLREDAKWSNGDPVTANDFVYSWQRAVNPDTGSEYGPYMMNGVIKNATAISTGELAVDQLGVKADGDYTLVVELENPTPYFETLTTFGTFLPLNQKFVEEKGDKFATSSEDLLANGPYAMSNWDSTSNSWVLAKNDNYWDASTVNMDKLTFEVVKDPQTALNLYEKGSVDRMDLTSDLVDQYSTDENYVVSADTFVYFLKFNQTTSEALANQNIRLAISRAFDKDALVNEILNNGSIVANGIVPTDFTPMPETGEDFRKVSGDLVTYDLEAAKEYWAKGLEELGTDKVELEFLADDDATTKTLIQYVANQLSTNLEGLTVNIKQVPKEQRLDLDSNMQYELQLSRWGPDFLDPYTFMNLWITDGGNNKTGYSNKEYDQLVGDTATKFATDNVARYDNFLKAEKLLFEDAPIAPVYQASRAQLVSPKVQNVFVNPFGATYEYKWADVGE, from the coding sequence ATGAAGCGAAAAAATTGGTTATTGCTTCTCACTTTTGCATTTGTGCTAAGTGTCTTAGCAGCATGCTCTGGAGATAATACCAACGTTTCAACAGATGCAGACAATAAAGAAAGCAAATCAGGTGAAAAGGTCCTTAACTTTTTAAATCCAGAAGCGATTCCGTCAATGGATCCATCTTTAGCGACAGATGAATCTTCCTTTATCTATTTAGGCGCTACTATGGAAGGGCTTTACCGTTTAGATAAAGATACACAACCATCACCTGGAATTGCGACAGATCATAGAGTAAGTGATGATGGTTTAACTTGGACTTTTACATTAAGAGAAGATGCTAAGTGGTCAAACGGCGACCCAGTTACAGCAAATGACTTCGTATATTCTTGGCAACGTGCTGTTAACCCTGATACTGGATCAGAATATGGTCCGTATATGATGAATGGTGTAATCAAAAATGCTACTGCTATCAGCACTGGAGAACTGGCTGTTGACCAATTAGGCGTTAAAGCAGACGGTGATTATACACTTGTTGTAGAATTAGAAAATCCAACACCTTATTTTGAAACATTAACTACTTTCGGTACATTCTTACCATTAAACCAAAAATTTGTAGAAGAAAAAGGGGATAAATTTGCAACAAGCTCTGAAGACTTGTTAGCAAATGGACCTTATGCCATGTCTAATTGGGATAGTACAAGTAATTCATGGGTACTTGCAAAGAACGATAATTATTGGGATGCAAGTACAGTAAACATGGATAAACTAACATTTGAAGTAGTAAAAGATCCACAAACTGCGCTTAACCTATATGAAAAAGGATCTGTTGATCGAATGGATCTTACATCTGATCTAGTTGACCAATACTCAACAGATGAGAATTATGTAGTTTCAGCTGATACATTTGTGTACTTCCTTAAATTTAACCAAACAACTTCAGAAGCTTTAGCAAATCAAAACATTCGCCTAGCAATAAGCCGTGCATTTGATAAAGATGCTTTAGTTAATGAAATTTTAAACAATGGTTCTATCGTTGCGAATGGAATTGTTCCAACTGATTTTACTCCAATGCCAGAAACTGGTGAGGACTTCCGTAAAGTAAGCGGAGATCTTGTAACATATGATTTAGAAGCAGCAAAAGAATACTGGGCAAAAGGATTAGAAGAGTTAGGCACAGATAAAGTTGAGCTTGAGTTTTTAGCAGATGATGATGCAACAACGAAAACGTTAATTCAATATGTTGCTAATCAGCTTTCCACAAACTTAGAAGGCTTAACAGTTAACATTAAACAAGTTCCAAAAGAACAACGCCTGGATTTAGATTCCAATATGCAATATGAGCTTCAACTTTCTAGATGGGGCCCTGACTTCCTAGATCCATATACATTCATGAACCTATGGATTACAGATGGCGGAAACAATAAGACTGGCTATTCTAATAAAGAATACGATCAGCTAGTTGGCGATACTGCAACAAAATTTGCAACAGATAATGTTGCTCGTTACGACAACTTCCTGAAAGCAGAAAAACTATTATTTGAAGATGCACCAATTGCACCTGTTTACCAAGCTTCTAGAGCACAATTAGTTTCACCAAAAGTTCAAAATGTGTTCGTGAACCCATTCGGGGCAACATATGAATATAAGTGGGCTGACGTAGGAGAATAA
- the celB gene encoding PTS cellobiose transporter subunit IIC: MNKFMEVLENILLPIAEKLNNNRYLAALRDGFMVALPLIIFGSIFVVIANFPFLDKMISEDAYAAYQNALGPASAATLSIMGLFVIMGIGYKLTQHYGLEAIYGAVVGVASFLILNPQELGEVTGVIPTAILGAQGMFLGIFTAFISAELYRFFVKKNWTIKMPPGVPDSVSRSFSALIPITLTLTIFLIIRILFSFTPFETVQNFIYTIIQEPLTALGSSLPATIVVVLLIQLFWFFGLHGQIIMNSVLDPIWYALNDQNFSAFQAGTELPNVITKQFMDTFLVGMGGTGMTLGVVILIFLIGKSRQTKELGKLGGPAGIFNVNEPIIFGLPIIMNPLVLIPWLLAPVVVTIITYLTMSAGIVPKPAGIIVPWTTPIGISGFLATGNDWRGAALQIFNLLVVMVIWWPFLKVLDKNYYETEKKG; encoded by the coding sequence ATGAATAAATTTATGGAGGTTTTGGAAAATATCCTGTTGCCAATTGCTGAGAAATTGAACAATAATCGTTATTTAGCAGCATTACGCGATGGATTTATGGTTGCCTTGCCGCTAATCATTTTTGGATCAATTTTTGTTGTAATTGCAAACTTTCCTTTCCTAGATAAAATGATAAGCGAAGATGCATATGCTGCTTATCAAAATGCATTAGGACCAGCATCTGCAGCAACGCTAAGTATAATGGGGCTATTTGTCATAATGGGGATAGGGTATAAACTGACACAGCATTATGGTCTCGAAGCAATTTATGGAGCGGTAGTTGGGGTAGCATCTTTCCTTATCTTAAATCCACAAGAATTAGGGGAAGTAACAGGGGTTATTCCAACAGCAATTCTAGGTGCACAAGGAATGTTCTTAGGAATATTCACGGCATTTATTTCAGCAGAGCTATATCGATTCTTTGTGAAGAAAAATTGGACGATTAAAATGCCACCAGGTGTACCAGATTCTGTATCTAGATCCTTTAGTGCATTGATTCCGATTACGTTAACATTAACGATCTTTTTAATCATTCGCATTCTTTTTAGCTTTACACCATTTGAAACAGTACAAAACTTTATTTATACAATCATTCAAGAACCATTAACTGCTCTAGGTAGTAGCTTGCCAGCAACAATCGTAGTGGTATTATTAATTCAATTATTCTGGTTCTTTGGTTTACATGGTCAAATTATTATGAACTCTGTACTTGATCCAATTTGGTATGCATTAAATGATCAAAACTTTAGTGCTTTCCAAGCAGGAACAGAGCTTCCAAATGTTATCACAAAACAATTTATGGATACGTTCCTAGTTGGTATGGGTGGTACTGGAATGACGTTGGGTGTTGTCATCCTTATCTTCTTAATTGGTAAGAGCAGACAAACAAAAGAACTTGGAAAATTAGGTGGACCAGCAGGAATCTTTAACGTAAATGAACCCATTATCTTTGGATTACCAATTATCATGAACCCATTAGTTCTAATTCCTTGGTTATTAGCACCAGTAGTAGTAACTATTATTACGTATCTAACCATGTCAGCGGGAATTGTTCCGAAACCAGCAGGAATCATTGTTCCATGGACAACACCAATTGGTATCAGTGGATTTTTAGCAACTGGTAATGATTGGAGAGGGGCAGCACTGCAAATCTTTAACTTACTTGTTGTAATGGTGATTTGGTGGCCATTCCTTAAAGTTCTAGATAAAAATTATTATGAAACAGAAAAAAAAGGATAA